One part of the Segnochrobactrum spirostomi genome encodes these proteins:
- the phoB gene encoding phosphate regulon transcriptional regulator PhoB, which produces MPSVLIVEDEEPLSLLLRYNLEAEGFSVDSCIRGDEAEVRLRETQPDLLLLDWMLPGLSGIELCRRIRARPETERLPVIMLTARGEEGERIRGLSTGADDYVVKPFSIPELMARVRAILRRAKPEVVSSLLKAGDIELDRETHRVRRGGREIHLGPTEFRLLEFLMQSPGRVFSREQLLDGVWGHDVYVDERTVDVHIGRLRKALNRGKVKDPIRTVRGAGYAFNDQFATAR; this is translated from the coding sequence ATGCCCTCCGTACTGATCGTCGAGGATGAGGAGCCGCTGAGCCTTCTCCTGCGCTACAACCTTGAAGCGGAAGGCTTCTCGGTCGATTCCTGCATCCGCGGCGACGAGGCCGAGGTCCGGCTGCGCGAGACCCAGCCAGACCTTCTGCTGCTCGATTGGATGCTGCCCGGGCTTTCCGGCATCGAACTTTGCCGGCGCATTCGCGCCCGGCCGGAGACCGAGCGGCTGCCGGTCATCATGCTCACCGCCCGCGGCGAAGAGGGCGAGCGCATCCGCGGCCTCTCGACCGGCGCCGACGATTATGTCGTCAAGCCGTTCTCGATCCCCGAACTGATGGCGCGGGTCCGCGCGATCCTGCGCCGGGCGAAGCCGGAGGTCGTCTCCTCGCTGCTCAAGGCCGGCGACATCGAGCTCGACCGCGAAACCCACCGGGTGCGCCGGGGCGGCCGGGAGATCCACCTCGGCCCGACCGAATTCCGCCTGCTCGAGTTCCTGATGCAGTCGCCCGGCCGGGTGTTCAGCCGCGAACAGCTTCTCGACGGCGTGTGGGGCCACGACGTCTATGTCGACGAGCGCACCGTTGACGTCCACATCGGGCGCCTCCGCAAGGCCCTCAACCGCGGCAAGGTGAAGGACCCGATCCGCACCGTCCGCGGCGCCGGCTACGCCTTCAACGATCAATTCGCCACCGCCCGGTGA
- a CDS encoding esterase-like activity of phytase family protein, producing the protein MPAVAEPVPVTVSATPIDHFALSDPSRTRFGVLDFRGGLVLTPSDSRFSSLSGLVLGSDGRAMLAVSDFGLWVAGTITEDARGRPTGLDDVVVAAMLGPDGKPLGKRRGDAEAIVRLSRDAVLVSLEGTSLARFAGDPPFDARAAFVPRPPNLVRLPRNLGIEALAAAPAGSPLAGRIVAFGERAGADGLHPGAMLDDGRWRPIALVGHDNFAVTDAAFLPGGDLLVLERRYDRPLGLYMRLRRIGVDDLRGSAPVDGPILTEADFGDEIDNMEGLAVHVTPAGETLLTFVSDDNRSIFQRTLILRFALSTPMPRARPQTGG; encoded by the coding sequence GTGCCTGCCGTCGCCGAGCCCGTTCCCGTCACCGTTTCCGCCACGCCGATCGATCATTTCGCCCTCTCGGACCCGAGCCGGACGCGCTTCGGCGTGCTCGATTTCCGTGGCGGCTTGGTCCTCACGCCGTCGGACAGCCGGTTTTCGAGCCTCTCCGGCCTAGTGCTGGGTAGCGACGGCCGCGCGATGCTCGCCGTGTCCGATTTCGGCCTCTGGGTGGCGGGCACGATCACCGAGGATGCCCGCGGCCGGCCGACCGGCCTCGACGACGTCGTCGTCGCGGCGATGCTCGGCCCGGACGGCAAGCCGCTCGGCAAGCGCCGGGGCGACGCCGAGGCGATCGTCCGCCTGTCCCGCGACGCCGTCCTCGTTTCGCTCGAAGGGACGAGCCTCGCCCGCTTCGCGGGCGATCCGCCGTTCGATGCCCGCGCCGCCTTCGTGCCGCGACCGCCGAACCTCGTCCGCCTGCCGCGCAATCTCGGCATCGAGGCGCTCGCCGCGGCCCCCGCGGGATCGCCGCTCGCCGGGCGGATCGTCGCGTTCGGCGAGCGGGCGGGTGCGGACGGCCTCCATCCGGGGGCGATGCTCGACGACGGGCGCTGGCGCCCGATCGCCCTCGTCGGCCACGACAATTTCGCGGTCACCGACGCCGCCTTCCTGCCGGGCGGCGACCTCCTCGTCCTGGAGCGGCGCTATGACCGACCGCTCGGGCTCTATATGCGGCTGCGCCGGATCGGCGTCGACGACCTGCGCGGCAGCGCACCCGTCGACGGGCCGATCCTGACGGAGGCCGATTTCGGCGACGAGATCGACAACATGGAGGGGCTCGCGGTGCACGTCACGCCGGCGGGCGAGACGCTTCTCACCTTCGTCTCCGACGACAACCGCTCGATCTTCCAGCGCACCCTGATCCTGCGCTTCGCCCTCTCCACCCCGATGCCGCGGGCGCGCCCGCAGACCGGCGGCTGA
- the cobS gene encoding cobaltochelatase subunit CobS, which produces MTAIATKAQPSEIQGLPDMRISVRQVFGLDTDLEVPAFAEPNEYVPDTDPDYLFDHDTTLAILAGFARNRRVMVTGYHGTGKSTHIEQVAARLNWPCVRVNLDSHISRIDLVGKDAIVVRDGQQITEFRDGILPWALQTNTALVFDEYDAGRADVMFVIQRVLEVSGRLTLLDQNRVIRPHPAFRLFATANTVGLGDTSGLYHGTQQINQGQMDRWSIVVTLNYLPHDKEVDIVLAKAPFFRNEKGRETVSRMVRLADMTRSAFMNGDLSTVMSPRTVITWAENADIFGDVGFAFRLTFLNKCDETERGLVAEFYQRCFGAELPESAMNVVMS; this is translated from the coding sequence ATGACCGCAATCGCAACCAAGGCCCAGCCGAGCGAAATCCAGGGCCTGCCCGACATGCGGATCTCCGTCCGCCAGGTGTTCGGCCTCGATACCGACCTCGAGGTGCCGGCCTTCGCCGAGCCGAACGAGTACGTGCCGGACACCGACCCGGATTATCTGTTCGACCACGACACGACGCTCGCGATCCTCGCCGGCTTCGCCCGCAATCGCCGCGTGATGGTGACGGGCTACCACGGCACCGGCAAGTCGACCCACATCGAGCAGGTCGCCGCCCGCCTCAACTGGCCGTGCGTGCGCGTCAACCTCGACAGCCACATCAGCCGCATCGATCTCGTTGGCAAGGACGCGATCGTGGTGCGCGACGGCCAGCAGATCACCGAGTTCCGCGACGGCATCCTGCCGTGGGCGCTGCAGACCAACACCGCGCTGGTGTTCGACGAATACGACGCCGGCCGCGCCGACGTGATGTTCGTGATCCAGCGCGTGCTCGAGGTTTCGGGCCGCCTGACCCTGCTCGACCAGAACCGCGTGATCCGCCCCCACCCGGCCTTCCGCCTGTTCGCCACCGCGAACACCGTCGGCCTCGGTGACACCTCCGGCCTCTATCACGGCACCCAGCAGATCAACCAGGGCCAGATGGACCGCTGGTCGATCGTCGTCACGCTGAACTACCTGCCGCACGACAAGGAAGTGGACATCGTCCTCGCCAAGGCGCCGTTCTTCCGCAACGAGAAGGGCCGCGAGACGGTGTCGCGCATGGTCCGCCTCGCCGACATGACGCGCAGCGCCTTCATGAACGGCGATCTCTCGACCGTCATGAGCCCGCGCACGGTCATCACCTGGGCCGAGAACGCGGACATCTTCGGCGATGTCGGCTTCGCCTTCCGCCTCACCTTCCTCAACAAGTGCGACGAGACCGAGCGCGGCCTGGTGGCGGAGTTCTATCAGCGCTGCTTCGGCGCCGAGCTGCCGGAATCCGCCATGAACGTGGTGATGAGCTGA
- the cobT gene encoding cobaltochelatase subunit CobT — translation MTSRATKEQTPTEPLKRAITGAMRAIASDGELEVTFASDKPGLAGHAARLPEPPRRATRQDIAIIRGLGDAMALRLACHDVKVHRTLSPEGREARAVFDAVEQARCEAIGARRMAGVAANLTAMLKDRYHRGNYEDVSDKADAPLEEALALLVRERLTGAAPPPSAQKIVDVWRPWIEDKAGSDLDRLTQSIDDQRAFANAVRELLTALDMGEDFGEEEQESGEDSDESDRSETNSEDTTAETGETESSEQETAEDAESGSVDEEAGESEAAESMERDLADDDGAEATDAGETPRNDFPFSNRRPEIDYKVYTTKFDEVVRAEDLCDSAELERLRGFLDKQIAHLQGVVARLANRLQRRLMAQQNRSWEFDQEEGWLDTARLTRVVIDPMQPLAFKRERDTDFRDTVVTLLLDNSGSMRGRPITVAATCADILARTLERCGVKVEILGFTTRAWKGGQSREAWLQSGKPAAPGRLNDLRHIIYKAADAPWRRARRNLGLMMREGLLKENIDGEALAWAHARLLARPEARRILMMISDGAPVDDSTLSVNAGNYLEKHLRAVIEEIETRSPVELIAIGIGHDVTRYYRRAVTIVDADELAGAMTEQLASLFDEKPAGQGRGATRGARKRA, via the coding sequence ATGACGAGCCGCGCCACCAAGGAGCAGACGCCGACCGAGCCGTTGAAGCGGGCGATCACCGGCGCCATGCGCGCGATCGCCAGCGACGGCGAGCTCGAGGTGACGTTCGCGAGCGACAAGCCGGGCCTGGCGGGCCACGCCGCCCGCCTGCCCGAGCCGCCCCGCCGGGCGACCCGCCAGGACATCGCGATCATCCGCGGCCTCGGCGACGCCATGGCGCTCCGCCTCGCCTGCCACGACGTCAAGGTCCACCGCACGCTCTCGCCGGAAGGCCGCGAGGCCCGCGCGGTGTTCGATGCGGTCGAGCAGGCGCGCTGCGAGGCGATCGGCGCGCGCCGCATGGCGGGCGTCGCCGCCAACCTGACGGCGATGCTCAAGGACCGCTATCACCGCGGCAATTACGAGGACGTCAGCGACAAGGCGGACGCTCCGCTCGAAGAGGCGCTGGCGCTCCTGGTCCGTGAGCGCCTGACCGGCGCCGCCCCGCCGCCCTCCGCCCAGAAGATCGTCGACGTGTGGCGGCCGTGGATCGAGGACAAGGCGGGCAGCGATCTCGACCGCCTGACCCAGTCGATCGACGACCAGCGCGCCTTCGCCAACGCCGTCCGCGAGCTCCTGACCGCGCTCGACATGGGAGAGGACTTCGGCGAAGAGGAGCAGGAATCGGGCGAGGATTCCGACGAATCCGATCGCAGCGAGACCAATTCCGAGGACACCACGGCCGAGACCGGCGAGACGGAATCGAGCGAGCAGGAGACGGCGGAGGACGCCGAATCCGGGTCCGTCGACGAGGAGGCGGGCGAATCCGAGGCCGCCGAATCCATGGAGCGCGACCTCGCCGACGACGACGGCGCCGAGGCGACCGACGCCGGCGAGACCCCGCGCAACGACTTCCCCTTCTCGAACCGCCGCCCCGAGATCGACTACAAGGTCTACACGACGAAGTTCGACGAGGTGGTGCGCGCGGAAGACCTCTGCGACAGCGCCGAGCTCGAGCGACTGCGCGGCTTCCTCGACAAGCAGATCGCCCATCTCCAGGGCGTCGTCGCACGGCTCGCGAACCGCCTTCAGCGCCGCCTGATGGCCCAGCAGAACCGCTCCTGGGAGTTCGACCAGGAGGAGGGCTGGCTCGACACCGCGCGCCTGACCCGCGTCGTCATCGACCCGATGCAGCCGCTCGCCTTCAAGCGCGAGCGCGACACCGATTTCCGCGACACCGTCGTCACGCTGCTCCTCGACAATTCGGGCTCGATGCGCGGCCGGCCGATCACGGTCGCCGCGACCTGCGCCGACATCCTCGCCCGCACGCTGGAGCGCTGCGGCGTCAAGGTCGAGATCCTGGGCTTCACCACCCGGGCCTGGAAGGGTGGCCAGTCCCGCGAGGCGTGGCTCCAGAGCGGCAAGCCGGCCGCGCCGGGCCGCCTCAACGACCTGCGCCACATCATCTACAAGGCGGCCGACGCCCCGTGGCGGCGCGCGCGGCGCAATCTCGGCCTGATGATGCGCGAGGGGCTCCTCAAGGAGAATATCGACGGCGAGGCGCTGGCCTGGGCGCACGCCCGCCTGCTCGCCCGCCCGGAAGCGCGGCGCATCCTGATGATGATTTCGGACGGCGCCCCGGTCGACGATTCGACCCTCTCGGTCAATGCCGGCAACTATCTCGAAAAGCATCTGCGGGCGGTGATCGAGGAGATCGAGACCCGCTCGCCGGTGGAGCTGATCGCGATCGGCATCGGCCACGACGTGACGCGCTATTATCGCCGCGCGGTGACGATCGTGGACGCCGACGAACTCGCCGGCGCCATGACCGAGCAACTCGCCTCGCTGTTCGACGAGAAGCCGGCCGGCCAGGGCCGCGGCGCCACCCGCGGCGCCCGCAAGCGGGCGTGA
- a CDS encoding J domain-containing protein, whose protein sequence is MKLDSKFFDRIRIRPTDSAPRERFPKCGWEGCDQPGTHRAPMGRHREGQYHHFCLDHVRLYNKSYNYFSGMTDEAIEAYQKDALTGHRPTWDIGVNSWSDGPGHGGTARRQAPNWTHGPQQDPFGLFRGGAQGRARAEAEGVRPLTVIEQRSFEVLDLERTASKEQIKARYKLLVKRHHPDANGGDRSTEEQLRQVIQAYGVLKNSGFC, encoded by the coding sequence ATGAAGCTCGACTCGAAATTCTTCGATCGGATTCGCATCCGCCCGACGGACAGCGCCCCTCGCGAGCGCTTTCCGAAGTGTGGGTGGGAAGGTTGCGATCAGCCGGGCACTCACCGGGCGCCGATGGGGCGGCACCGCGAGGGTCAATACCACCATTTCTGCCTCGACCACGTACGGTTGTACAATAAGTCGTACAACTACTTCTCCGGCATGACGGACGAGGCCATCGAGGCTTACCAGAAGGACGCGCTGACCGGTCACCGGCCGACCTGGGACATCGGCGTCAATTCCTGGAGCGACGGCCCCGGCCACGGCGGCACGGCGCGGCGCCAGGCGCCGAACTGGACCCACGGGCCGCAGCAGGACCCGTTCGGCCTGTTCCGCGGCGGCGCCCAGGGCCGCGCCCGCGCCGAGGCCGAGGGCGTGCGCCCTCTCACCGTCATCGAGCAGCGCTCCTTCGAGGTGCTCGACCTCGAGCGCACCGCCTCCAAAGAGCAGATCAAGGCGCGCTACAAGCTCTTGGTGAAGCGCCATCATCCCGACGCGAACGGGGGCGATCGTTCGACCGAGGAGCAGTTGCGACAGGTGATCCAGGCCTACGGCGTTCTCAAAAACAGCGGTTTCTGCTGA